From the genome of Monomorium pharaonis isolate MP-MQ-018 chromosome 2, ASM1337386v2, whole genome shotgun sequence, one region includes:
- the LOC105838278 gene encoding transformer-2 protein homolog beta isoform X2: MSDVERSGSRSASPRRPRTTDGGLRDSRSHSRSRKSRERKDSHRDVKYSRSRSRSVSRGRKSYRGSKYTNVGHRGSRSRSRSPYRGGRYSRSRSRSYSRSRYSRDRHVYRSHSRSPMSSRRRHIGNRDNPCPSRCLGVFGLSIFTTEQQIQHIFSKYGPVEQVQVVIDAKTGRSRGFCFVYFESSEDAKVAKEQCTGMEIDGRRIRVDFSITQRPHTPTPGIYMGKPTHLHERSWDTSRRREVSYRGSYRRSPSPYYSRRRSRYDRSRSRSYSPRFESRGIG; the protein is encoded by the exons ATGAGCGACGTCGAG AGAAGCGGCAGTCGCAGCGCAAGCCCTCGTCGTCCGCGAACCACAGACGGCGGCCTAAGGGACTCGCGTTCGCACTCGAGGTCACGCAAGTCTCGCGAACGGAAGGACTCCCACAGAGATGTCAAATATTCGAGGTCGCGCAGCCGTTCTGTGTCGCGCGGTCGGAAGTCATATCGTGGCAGCAAGTACACCAACGTTGGCCACCGTGGCAGTCGTAGCCGAAGCCGCTCGCCGTACCGAGGCGGCCGTTACTCCCGCAGTAGATCCCGCTCGTACTCACGATCGCGCTACTCGCGCGACCGTCATGTGTACCGCTCGCACTCGCGCAGCCCAATGTCGTCGAGACGTCGGCACATTGGTAATCGCGACAATCCCTGCCCTTCCCGTTGCCTAGGTGTCTTTGGACTCTCCATTTTCACGACTGAACAGCAAATTCAGCATATATTCTCGAAATACGGCCCAGTCGAGCAAGTGCAGGTCGTTATCGATGCAAAG ACTGGACGCTCTCGAGGATTCTGCTTTGTGTATTTCGAGTCGTCCGAGGATGCCAAGGTGGCTAAAGAGCAATGCACCGGCATGGAAATCGACGGGCGAAGGATCAGAGTAGATTTCTCTATCACGCAACGTCCTCACACTCCAACCCCGGGAATATATATGGGAAAACCTACGCATCTACATGAAAGAAGCTGGGACACATCAAGGCGTAGAGA GGTTAGCTACAGAGGAAGCTATCGCCGTTCGCCCAGTCCATATTACAGCCGCCGACGTTCACGTTACGACCGTTCCAGATCTCGCTCCTACTCGCCGC GTTTTGAATCAAGAGGTATTGGATGA
- the LOC105838278 gene encoding transformer-2 protein homolog beta isoform X1, protein MSDVERSGSRSASPRRPRTTDGGLRDSRSHSRSRKSRERKDSHRDVKYSRSRSRSVSRGRKSYRGSKYTNVGHRGSRSRSRSPYRGGRYSRSRSRSYSRSRYSRDRHVYRSHSRSPMSSRRRHIGNRDNPCPSRCLGVFGLSIFTTEQQIQHIFSKYGPVEQVQVVIDAKTGRSRGFCFVYFESSEDAKVAKEQCTGMEIDGRRIRVDFSITQRPHTPTPGIYMGKPTHLHERSWDTSRRREVSYRGSYRRSPSPYYSRRRSRYDRSRSRSYSPRKYKLSTLIYAL, encoded by the exons ATGAGCGACGTCGAG AGAAGCGGCAGTCGCAGCGCAAGCCCTCGTCGTCCGCGAACCACAGACGGCGGCCTAAGGGACTCGCGTTCGCACTCGAGGTCACGCAAGTCTCGCGAACGGAAGGACTCCCACAGAGATGTCAAATATTCGAGGTCGCGCAGCCGTTCTGTGTCGCGCGGTCGGAAGTCATATCGTGGCAGCAAGTACACCAACGTTGGCCACCGTGGCAGTCGTAGCCGAAGCCGCTCGCCGTACCGAGGCGGCCGTTACTCCCGCAGTAGATCCCGCTCGTACTCACGATCGCGCTACTCGCGCGACCGTCATGTGTACCGCTCGCACTCGCGCAGCCCAATGTCGTCGAGACGTCGGCACATTGGTAATCGCGACAATCCCTGCCCTTCCCGTTGCCTAGGTGTCTTTGGACTCTCCATTTTCACGACTGAACAGCAAATTCAGCATATATTCTCGAAATACGGCCCAGTCGAGCAAGTGCAGGTCGTTATCGATGCAAAG ACTGGACGCTCTCGAGGATTCTGCTTTGTGTATTTCGAGTCGTCCGAGGATGCCAAGGTGGCTAAAGAGCAATGCACCGGCATGGAAATCGACGGGCGAAGGATCAGAGTAGATTTCTCTATCACGCAACGTCCTCACACTCCAACCCCGGGAATATATATGGGAAAACCTACGCATCTACATGAAAGAAGCTGGGACACATCAAGGCGTAGAGA GGTTAGCTACAGAGGAAGCTATCGCCGTTCGCCCAGTCCATATTACAGCCGCCGACGTTCACGTTACGACCGTTCCAGATCTCGCTCCTACTCGCCGCGTAAGTACAAACTTTCCACTTTAATTTACGCATTATAA
- the LOC105838278 gene encoding transformer-2 protein homolog beta isoform X3 has translation MSDVERSGSRSASPRRPRTTDGGLRDSRSHSRSRKSRERKDSHRDVKYSRSRSRSVSRGRKSYRGSKYTNVGHRGSRSRSRSPYRGGRYSRSRSRSYSRSRYSRDRHVYRSHSRSPMSSRRRHIGNRDNPCPSRCLGVFGLSIFTTEQQIQHIFSKYGPVEQVQVVIDAKTGRSRGFCFVYFESSEDAKVAKEQCTGMEIDGRRIRVDFSITQRPHTPTPGIYMGKPTHLHERSWDTSRRREVSYRGSYRRSPSPYYSRRRSRYDRSRSRSYSPRRY, from the exons ATGAGCGACGTCGAG AGAAGCGGCAGTCGCAGCGCAAGCCCTCGTCGTCCGCGAACCACAGACGGCGGCCTAAGGGACTCGCGTTCGCACTCGAGGTCACGCAAGTCTCGCGAACGGAAGGACTCCCACAGAGATGTCAAATATTCGAGGTCGCGCAGCCGTTCTGTGTCGCGCGGTCGGAAGTCATATCGTGGCAGCAAGTACACCAACGTTGGCCACCGTGGCAGTCGTAGCCGAAGCCGCTCGCCGTACCGAGGCGGCCGTTACTCCCGCAGTAGATCCCGCTCGTACTCACGATCGCGCTACTCGCGCGACCGTCATGTGTACCGCTCGCACTCGCGCAGCCCAATGTCGTCGAGACGTCGGCACATTGGTAATCGCGACAATCCCTGCCCTTCCCGTTGCCTAGGTGTCTTTGGACTCTCCATTTTCACGACTGAACAGCAAATTCAGCATATATTCTCGAAATACGGCCCAGTCGAGCAAGTGCAGGTCGTTATCGATGCAAAG ACTGGACGCTCTCGAGGATTCTGCTTTGTGTATTTCGAGTCGTCCGAGGATGCCAAGGTGGCTAAAGAGCAATGCACCGGCATGGAAATCGACGGGCGAAGGATCAGAGTAGATTTCTCTATCACGCAACGTCCTCACACTCCAACCCCGGGAATATATATGGGAAAACCTACGCATCTACATGAAAGAAGCTGGGACACATCAAGGCGTAGAGA GGTTAGCTACAGAGGAAGCTATCGCCGTTCGCCCAGTCCATATTACAGCCGCCGACGTTCACGTTACGACCGTTCCAGATCTCGCTCCTACTCGCCGC GTCGATATTAG
- the LOC105838270 gene encoding uncharacterized protein LOC105838270, which yields MKKAKKKTVKLRQLPVDDSDEIVDDYLKSPTDEDVGKDFGTLINAPLSKGGHFVLKSEKTWTVDSTQYSEFFTLNLKTLSAAIDCVPFNEYANVPDRYFVSDQLTSIYNYAERGKAAYSTILDDLNTLLDTRSGTNEDTRINQSENMELAINMKLENNIDDLEKDLDFLLSLKEPVLNTAIGISVPMSLSTSHVNTDSKTKSKNVPNKPIDLEKWLDSVLDD from the exons ATGAAAAAGGCAAAGAAGAAAACAGTCAAATTGCGGCAACTTCCCGTCGACGATTCTGACGAAATCGTCGATGATTACTTGAAATCACCGACGGATGAAGATGTGGGTAAGGACTTCGGTACCCTCATAAACGCGCCGCTCTCGAAAGGTGGACACTTTGTCCTCAAGTCAGAGAAAACCTGGACCGTTGACTCGACGCAATACTCGGAATTCTTCACCCTGAATCTAAAGACACTGTCAGCCGCGATCGACTGCGTTCCGTTCAACGAGTACGCCAACGTGCCCGACAGGTACTTCGTA AGTGACCAATTGACGAGTATCTACAATTATGCCGAGAGGGGCAAAGCAGCTTATAGTACAATTTTGGATGATCTAAACACATTGTTAGATACCAGAAGTGGGACTAATGAGGATACAAGGATCAATCAATCTGAAAATATGGAATTGGCAATAAACATGAAgctagaaaataatattgatgatTTAGAGAAAGACTTAGATTTTTTGTTGTCTCTAAAGGAACCCGTTTTGAACACTGCGATAGGAATATCTGTGCCTATGTCGCTATCTACGTCTCATGTTAACACTG ATTCCAAAACGAAATCGAAGAATGTTCCAAATAAGCCAATTGACTTAGAGAAATGGCTAGATTCTGTATTAGATgattaa
- the LOC105838269 gene encoding mitochondrial 2-oxodicarboxylate carrier isoform X1 — MTHNTSENLLKNAIIQIGSGGSAGFIEVCIMQPMDIVKTRFQLQVKTTKSDPLYYTGIRDCMTKMYKTEGLPAFWKGILPPILVETPKRAVKFFTFEQYKQFFLFGASAPTPLTFSCSGFFAGVTEAILVNPFEMVKVKLQSDRKHVKESPSTFAVTKEIISKYGFGLNGLNKGLSATIMRNAVFNSFYFGFYHSVKGYIPVRQEPGLEFLTKVAIGFVSGTVASCLNIPFDVAKSRIQGSQDGTQYKGTLNTMYIVYKREGFRALYKGLVPKVLRLGPGGAIMLVVYDYMHVFLTQKFKD, encoded by the exons ATGACGCACAATACCTCAgagaatcttttaaaaaatgccaTTATTCAGATTGGTTCTGGAGGATCGGCAGGTTTCATTGAAGTTTGCATAATGCAGCCAATGGATATTGTTAAAACACGTTTCCAACTTCAAGTGAAGACAACAAAGTCAGATCCATTGTATTATACAG gaATCCGTGATTGCATGACTAAAATGTATAAGACTGAAGGATTACCAGCATTTTGGAAAGGAATTTTACCTCCGATACTTGTAGAAACTCCTAAACGTGCAGTTAAA tttttCACATTCGAACAGTATAAACAGTTTTTCTTATTCGGCGCTAGTGCACCTACCCCCTTG ACATTCTCATGCTCTGGTTTCTTCGCCGGTGTAACAGAGGCTATATTAGTTAATCCTTTTGAAATGGTCAAAGTAAAACTACAATCTGATCGAAAACACGTCAAAGAGAGCCCGTCGACATTCGCAGTAACGAAAgagattatttcaaaatatggTTTCGGATTGAACGGTCTGAACAAAGGGCTTTCAGCTACTATAATGAGAAACGCGGTGTTTAATTCATTCTATTTTGGTTTTTATCATTCTGTTAAAGGATATATACCAGTCAGACAGGAACCTGGActagaatttttaacaaaa gtCGCTATAGGATTCGTGTCGGGTACCGTCGCTTCCTGTTTAAACATACCGTTTGACGTTGCTAAAAGCCGCATTCAGGGATCGCAGGACGGTACACAATACAAAGGAACGCTAAACACCATGTACATTGTTTACAAGAGAGAAgg ATTTAGAGCCTTGTACAAAGGCTTGGTGCCAAAGGTGCTGAGATTAGGTCCAGGTGGTGCCATTATGCTAGTGGTGTATGACTACATGCATGTATTTCTTACACAAAAGttcaaagattaa
- the LOC105838269 gene encoding mitochondrial 2-oxodicarboxylate carrier isoform X2, whose amino-acid sequence MTKMYKTEGLPAFWKGILPPILVETPKRAVKFFTFEQYKQFFLFGASAPTPLTFSCSGFFAGVTEAILVNPFEMVKVKLQSDRKHVKESPSTFAVTKEIISKYGFGLNGLNKGLSATIMRNAVFNSFYFGFYHSVKGYIPVRQEPGLEFLTKVAIGFVSGTVASCLNIPFDVAKSRIQGSQDGTQYKGTLNTMYIVYKREGFRALYKGLVPKVLRLGPGGAIMLVVYDYMHVFLTQKFKD is encoded by the exons ATGACTAAAATGTATAAGACTGAAGGATTACCAGCATTTTGGAAAGGAATTTTACCTCCGATACTTGTAGAAACTCCTAAACGTGCAGTTAAA tttttCACATTCGAACAGTATAAACAGTTTTTCTTATTCGGCGCTAGTGCACCTACCCCCTTG ACATTCTCATGCTCTGGTTTCTTCGCCGGTGTAACAGAGGCTATATTAGTTAATCCTTTTGAAATGGTCAAAGTAAAACTACAATCTGATCGAAAACACGTCAAAGAGAGCCCGTCGACATTCGCAGTAACGAAAgagattatttcaaaatatggTTTCGGATTGAACGGTCTGAACAAAGGGCTTTCAGCTACTATAATGAGAAACGCGGTGTTTAATTCATTCTATTTTGGTTTTTATCATTCTGTTAAAGGATATATACCAGTCAGACAGGAACCTGGActagaatttttaacaaaa gtCGCTATAGGATTCGTGTCGGGTACCGTCGCTTCCTGTTTAAACATACCGTTTGACGTTGCTAAAAGCCGCATTCAGGGATCGCAGGACGGTACACAATACAAAGGAACGCTAAACACCATGTACATTGTTTACAAGAGAGAAgg ATTTAGAGCCTTGTACAAAGGCTTGGTGCCAAAGGTGCTGAGATTAGGTCCAGGTGGTGCCATTATGCTAGTGGTGTATGACTACATGCATGTATTTCTTACACAAAAGttcaaagattaa